The following proteins are encoded in a genomic region of Magnolia sinica isolate HGM2019 chromosome 1, MsV1, whole genome shotgun sequence:
- the LOC131240602 gene encoding uncharacterized protein At2g29880-like has protein sequence MDQILFNTLLEQIALGQQADNGFKREAYYAAAEEVSRRTEISVNWQNVQNRLRYHKQEYNDVKDMLAASGFGWDSERMVVTDPDEVWEEYLKTHPRAEKLRGKRIEQLDDLATIVGTDHVTGCYAQGSRNMAAASSRVQR, from the exons ATGGATCAGATATTGTTCAATACGTTGTTGGAGCAAATCGCTTTGGGTCAACAGGCAGATAATGGATTTAAGAGAGAAGCATATTATGCGGCCGCTGAGGAGGTGTCTAGGAGGACTGAAATATCGGTAAACTGGCAAAACGTCCAAAACCGATTGCGGTATCATAAGCAAGAGTACAACGATGTGAAGGACATGTTAGCCGCAAGTGGTTTTGGGTGGGATAGCGAGCGTATGGTTGTCACAGACCCAGACGAGGTATGGGAAGAGTACCTCAAG ACCCATCCGAGAGCAGAAAAACTACGTGGGAAGCGGATAGAACAATTGGACGATTTAGCAACGATTGTAGGTACAGACCATGTAACAGGCTGCTACGCCCAAGGAAGTAGGAACATGGCCGCAGCTTCATCTCGTGTTCAACGATAA